A section of the Phycodurus eques isolate BA_2022a chromosome 4, UOR_Pequ_1.1, whole genome shotgun sequence genome encodes:
- the mex3a gene encoding RNA-binding protein MEX3A — MPSLLVLAGIMEKNGGYGADLAGSGFGSEAGLLGPPDDDEDDSRALRVALGQLSLLGLGEGEDVGGGGGGGGGGGNVVIGGGGAPATGVQDRSNNNNNHHNSAGGGIGGIGGIGGGGDASILQGKSKLCALYESSSGEPKGRGCNITECVPVPSSEHVAEIVGRQGCKIKALRAKTNTYIKTPVRGEEPVFLITGRKEDVALARREIISAAEHFSMLRASRNKLGVSFSGSPPTPLPGQTTIQVRVPYRVVGLVVGPKGSTIKRIQQQTCTYIVTPSRDRDPVFEITGSPSNAERAREEIEAHIAFRTGGLHDHNNENDCLGPNGGSSPAGSSSSGGGGLESRLQQVWGLQGGQRKPLTSSYRQNFSDGLGGGGGGGGGGGGGGGGGEGVGIYNKGNFSSSEKPCSFFGSEGTQSWGDPDYPKQMAFYAQQRSKSFGGLPLPLTRLSPGLPEPPANSSVTGMVSGSPHAQARRAHSEPTSVGEGGFPGRLPVPDSPPAVRDCMTCFESKVTAALVPCGHNLFCMECAIRICELNHPECPVCHTQVSQAIRIFS; from the exons ATGCCGAGCCTGCTGGTGCTCGCAGGGATCATGGAGAAAAACGGGGGCTACGGCGCCGATCTGGCCGGCTCCGGCTTCGGGAGCGAGGCGGGTCTGCTGGGGCCCCCcgacgacgacgaggacgaCTCCCGAGCCCTAAGGGTCGCGCTCGGCCAGCTGTCGCTCCTGGGGCTCGGCGAGGGCGAGGACGttggaggaggtggaggtggaggaggtggtGGAGGTAATGTTGTTATCGGCGGTGGTGGCGCTCCGGCGACCGGAGTGCAAGACcggagcaacaacaacaacaaccaccacaATAGTGCAGGAGGAGGAATTGGAGGAATCGGTGGAATCGGAGGCGGAGGGGACGCGTCGATCCTCCAAGGCAAGAGCAAGTTGTGCGCCCTGTACGAGAGCTCGTCCGGGGAGCCCAAAGGACGCGGCTGCAACATCACCGAATGCGTCCCGGTGCCCAGCTCCGAGCATGTGGCCGAGATAGTGGGCAGGCAAG GTTGCAAGATAAAAGCCTTGCGGGCCAAGACCAACACCTACATCAAAACACCCGTGCGAGGCGAGGAGCCTGTGTTCCTGATCACCGGCCGCAAGGAGGACGTGGCCCTCGCCCGCCGTGAGATCATCTCGGCAGCCGAGCACTTCTCCATGCTGCGGGCGTCGCGCAACAAGCTGGGCGTGTCCTTTAGCGGCTCCCCGCCTACCCCGCTCCCGGGCCAGACCACCATCCAGGTGAGGGTGCCGTACCGAGTGGTGGGGCTGGTGGTGGGCCCTAAAGGTTCCACCATCAAGCGCATCCAGCAGCAGACGTGCACGTACATCGTCACCCCAAGCCGGGACCGGGACCCTGTCTTTGAGATCACGGGGTCGCCCAGCAACGCCGAGCGAGCCCGCGAGGAGATCGAGGCGCACATCGCCTTCCGGACAGGAGGCCTGCACGACCACAACAACGAGAACGACTGCCTGGGACCCAATGGCGGGAGCAGTCCCGCagggagcagcagcagcggggGCGGCGGCCTGGAGAGTCGACTCCAGCAAGTGTGGGGCCTCCAGGGAGGCCAGCGGAAACCTCTCACCAGCAGCTACCGGCAAAACTTCTCCGATGGCCtcggtggaggaggaggaggaggaggaggaggaggaggaggagggggtggcGGCGAGGGTGTCGGGATCTACAATAAGGGCAACTTCTCCAGCTCTGAGAAGCCCTGCTCCTTTTTTGGTTCTGAGGGCACCCAGAGTTGGGGCGACCCAGACTACCCCAAGCAGATGGCTTTCTACGCTCAGCAGCGATCCAAGAGTTTCGGAGGGCTCCCGCTGCCCCTCACCAGACTCTCGCCGGGGCTCCCGGAGCCGCCCGCTAACTCGTCCGTCACCGGCATGGTGTCGGGGTCGCCCCACGCGCAGGCTCGCCGTGCCCACAGTGAGCCCACCTCAGTGGGGGAGGGCGGCTTTCCCGGGCGGCTCCCCGTGCCGGACTCGCCGCCGGCCGTGCGGGACTGCATGACCTGCTTTGAGAGCAAAGTGACGGCCGCCCTGGTGCCCTGTGGCCACAACCTCTTCTGCATGGAGTGCGCCATACGAATCTGTGAGCTCAACCACCCCGAGTGCCCCGTGTGCCACACGCAGGTCTCGCAGGCCATCCGAATATTCTCCTAA
- the rab11al gene encoding RAB11a, member RAS oncogene family, like: MTGREDEYDYLFKVVLIGDSGVGKSNLLSRFTRNEFNLESKSTIGVEFATRSIQVEGKTIKAQIWDTAGQERYRAITSAYYRGAVGALLVYDIAKHLTYENAERWLKELQDHADSNIVIMLVGNKSDLRHLRAVPTDEARAFAEKHGLSFLETSALDSSNVELAFQTILTAIYNIVSQRQMSGHSDSDFSPASNVVPITVEPTQNASNKGICCQNN, encoded by the exons ATGACGGGCCGGGAAGATGAATATGATTATCTCTTCAAAG TGGTGCTGATCGGTGACTCGGGCGTCGGGAAGAGCAACCTGCTGTCCCGCTTCACTCGCAACGAGTTTAACCTGGAGAGCAAGAGCACTatcggtgtggagtttgccacACGCAGCATCCAAGTGGAGGGCAAAACCATTAAGGCGCAGATCTGGGACACGGCGGGACAGGAGCGATACCGGGCCATCACTTCTGC GTACTATCGAGGCGCGGTGGGAGCGCTGCTGGTCTACGACATCGCCAAGCACCTGACGTACGAGAATGCCGAACGCTGGCTAAAGGAGCTGCAGGACCACGCAGACAGCAACATCGTCATCATGCTGGTGGGCAACAAAAGCGACCTTCGCCACCTGAGGGCCGTTCCCACAGACGAGGCCCGGGCCTTTGCAG AAAAACATGGCCTGTCTTTCCTGGAGACGTCAGCCTTGGACTCGTCTAATGTGGAGCTTGCCTTCCAAACTATCCTCACAG CCATCTACAACATCGTGTCCCAGCGGCAGATGTCGGGACATAGCGACTCTGACTTTTCGCCCGCCTCCAACGTGGTGCCCATCACGGTGGAGCCCACCCAGAACGCATCCAACAAGGGCATTTGCTGCCAGAACAACTGA